The sequence below is a genomic window from Phoenix dactylifera cultivar Barhee BC4 chromosome 8, palm_55x_up_171113_PBpolish2nd_filt_p, whole genome shotgun sequence.
GAGGCAGTTGTAAAGCCAAACACTTCTCTAAAGGTGATTCAAATATATGTTGCAAAGAATTAAAAGGTAAAAATCGATGATTGAGACTTTATTATTAAAAGTACATTGTATAAAGCAGTACAAAACCTCAAGAAAAGGTCATCTTGTGATGACTGTACTCCATCATGATTCCATGAGAAAGAAGGTTGATGATGATGGTTGCTGAGCAGTATATGATATAACAATgggcaaaaagaaagaaagaaagaaggatggaTGGGCAGTGAAACTACATTCACAAAGCATTCTCTAAACCCAATGGGCAAGTTGATACCTAAAAAGCAATCTCGTTCAAAGATGCTGTTCTAAGAGAATTGACGTATCCCCGCTAGGAGCCATAAATTTCCACAAAGTCCTCTACTTTTTGCGGAACTTCCTCAACTAACACGAGAAAAGTAATTGCATATATTGCACGCTTGGAAATGTAGTCCATTCAGTTCTCCACACTCTAAAGGATTCTTCAAACCCCTATGCCTCTATGTGCTCTCTAGTAGTTGAAATTAATGGTCGCATGCACTTCTCTTTTGATCCCTCTCCACCTTTTTACTCAAATCTATATTAGTAACATGCTTAGTACAATCTTAGattgaggaaaagaaagaaacctcGTTAGTACCAAGGGAGGTTGAGTTATGGGTGGATCAACCAATGCTTTGCCTATTGTGAGCAAGATCTTTTGTTCCTCTTCCCTCACATCTTTGATGGTTAGGAAGAGGCCTCACGTTGTACATGGAGGCGGTTTTGTGGTCACTGATTGTAGTCAGAATGTGGCCTTCGTGGTAGATGGCTGTGGCACACTTGGTGCCAAGGGAGAGTTGATGTTGAAGGATGGTGATGGAGAACCTATTCTCTTCATTCGTAGGAAGGTAAGTAAATCTTTGATCATTAGTGACATATTGCATGCATCCTGGTTTCCATGCATGTATGCATCCAATGAGCTTCTCTTTGCTATTAGGGAGGCATCGTTCAAGCTTTAAGCACTCGCAACAAATGGAATGGATACTCGATGGAGTACGAAGGAGCCAACAAGTTAATCTTTAGCTTGACCGATCCGAAGTCATGCCTTGCAATGAAGAAAGCAATTAGGATTCGAGTTGATCCGAAGGGCCACAACAGAGATTTGGAGTTTGAGGTTAATGGGTCCTTTGTGGATAAAGCTTGCACCATCAGAGATTGCAGAGGGAACGTTGTGGCGCAGGTATGACATGCTCGAAACCCATAGACACATGCAAGCACACAAGCCTCGTGCACACTGTTATACTGATAGGATGGTTGCAACGTCTGTGGTGCTCCTTGATTTGATATAGGTGGAGGTAAACGAGTTGATTGGCAGCAAGGACTTCTACTATGTGGTTGTGCAGCCGGGCTACGACCAAGCCTTTGTTGTAGGGGTGATTGCAATTCTTGACAACATACATGGGGAGTCCACCAGGTGCTGAAGGAGATAAAGGAAATTAGCTGTGCTTtcttgagagaaagagagagagagaagaaatctGTTGCTGTTCCCTCTTGTTAATTTAGTTGATAGGGGTCCTTCTCTTTCCTTCGAGTAAGAAgtcaagaaagacaagaagaatgacttgcATCTCCATGCATGCTTCATTCACTTTTGCTTTCTTACAAGGCTAACTTTAATGTAAATTTCTACGTATTTGCTTAAAGCCATGAATCACTAGCTGTTTACCCACAGGCGCGTGCTGAATTAATTAGAAGGATTCGATGGACTACAATTTGAATGCAATGGTTAATCTGTGATCATTGGCGATTGGAGTTGTTGTTCCTTGTGATAACTGGGCTTGTCTGCAAGCTTTTACATGGAAATTTTTGCTGTCTATCTATTAAGGTGAGTGGGTTGCGGGAAAGCAGTTGCTTGATAGCTTTTTCTCAGACATGCTTTTTAACGAAGACAACGTCCAAAGATGAGCTTAACAACAGGTGGACAATATTGCTCTTAAAATCCAATAGTTTGAGATAAATTTCTAAACGGGTAATGTAGCTGCTTCCTTCCACAAGTTAATTTGATTTTATtgtatcattaaaaaaatataatatgagATTCAAATTTAAGAACTGTTCAATACTTATAAAGTAAAAATAGTTAATGGTTTcaatttttcatgaatttttCGGTCTGTgaccagatttttttttccttttttcttcttttttcatgGGTATTGGTCAATATATAATTGACCATGAACGAGGGGTCAAGATTGTTGtggactatatatatatatataaggaaaACGCTTGTCAGGGCAAAACAGGCAATAAGGCCCACCTAAGTACCAAGACTTCGTATGAATCGGGTATAGGTTTCTTCAGGTAaggaaaaattatattaaagatattaatttatatcGATATTAAGCATAAATCCTATTATCTGTTTGGATAAAAATGATGTTATAATGATCTCATTTTGTCTTTGAATACTGACAAGGAATAAGGGATAAGAAATGATGTCAGAATGTTATTTGGAGATAAGTGGATGAAAAGATGATTTTTTATGAAAGTGGATAAGTTTGCCCTtcaaatttctattattttgtaatataaaatatattatatactataataatatgatagtgatgttatataatatatcataaattagaaTATTGTACTATGATACTATACTATACATTTTACTAAATATTGTGATATTATGTAGGATtatattgcaaaaaaaaattacagtaatatttaacaaaatataatattatatt
It includes:
- the LOC103709373 gene encoding protein LURP-one-related 6-like codes for the protein MGGSTNALPIVSKIFCSSSLTSLMVRKRPHVVHGGGFVVTDCSQNVAFVVDGCGTLGAKGELMLKDGDGEPILFIRRKGGIVQALSTRNKWNGYSMEYEGANKLIFSLTDPKSCLAMKKAIRIRVDPKGHNRDLEFEVNGSFVDKACTIRDCRGNVVAQVEVNELIGSKDFYYVVVQPGYDQAFVVGVIAILDNIHGESTRC